One genomic segment of Salarias fasciatus chromosome 8, fSalaFa1.1, whole genome shotgun sequence includes these proteins:
- the aco2 gene encoding aconitate hydratase, mitochondrial, with protein MATYCLTAARLQLVLGHGARRLHVSAAYRAKAQVSMSRFEPTSFINYEKLHSNVNIVRKRLNRPLTLSEKIVYGHLDDPHNQEIDRGRTYLRLRPDRVAMQDATAQMAMLQFISSGLPKVAVPSTIHCDHLIEAQIGGVKDLARAKEVNQEVYNFLSSAGAKYGVGFWKPGSGIIHQIILENYAYPGVMLIGTDSHTPNGGGLGSICIGVGGADAVDVMAGIPWELKCPKVIGVKLTGTLSGWTSPKDVILKVAGILTVKGGTGAIVEYHGPGVDSISCTGMATICNMGAEIGATTSVFPYNHRMRTYLEKTGRGEIAALSDEYSDLLVPDEGCEYDQIIELNLDELKPHINGPFTPDLAHPVSKVGAEAEKNGWPLEVKVGLIGSCTNSSYEDMGRAVSVAKQALDKGLKCKAQFTVTPGSEQIRATIERDGYSKILGDVGGVVLANACGPCIGQWDRRDIKKGDKNTIVTSFNRNFTARNDANPATHAFVTSPEIVTALAIAGTLNFNPETDYLTAPNGEKFKLQPPSADELPKRDFDPGQDTYQHPPADGTSLRVDVSPQSNRLQLLEPFDKWSGNDLEDLLVLIKVKGKCTTDHISAAGPWLKFRGHLDNISNNMLIGAVNSENDAINKIKNHLTGEYGGVPDVARHYKANGVSWVAVGDDNYGEGSSREHAALEPRHLGGRAIIVKSFARIHETNLKKQGLLPLTFANPSDYDKILPDDKISIRGLKTFAPGKPLTAVVKHSDGSEDTLELNHTFNETQIEWFKAGSALNRMKELQH; from the exons ATGGCAACCTACTGTCTGACTGCAGCCCGACTCCAG CTGGTGCTGGGCCATGGTGCACGGCGCCTGCATGTGTCAGCGGCTTACAGAGCCAAGGCTCAAGTGTCCATGAGCCGCTTTGAGCCCACTTCCTTCATCAACTACGAGAAGCTCCACTCCAACGTTAACATTGTGCGGAAAAG ACTCAACCGGCCCCTCACCCTCTCAGAGAAGATTGTGTACGGCCACCTCGATGACCCCCACAACCAGGAGATTGACCGCGGCCGTACCTACCTGCGCCTGCGGCCTGACCGCGTGGCCATGCAGGACGCCACCGCCCAGATGGCCATGCTGCAGTTCATCAGCAGTGGCCTGCCGAAGGTGGCCGTGCCATCCACCATCCACTGCGATCACTTGATTGAGGCCCAGATAGGAGGGGTGAAGGATTTGGCCAGAGCGAAG GAAGTCAACCAGGAAGTCTACAACTTCCTGTCCAGTGCTGGGGCAAAGTATGGCGTTGGCTTCTGGAAGCCAGGCTCTGGGATCATCCATCAG ATCATCCTGGAGAACTATGCTTATCCTGGAGTGATGCTCATCGGCACAGATTCCCACACACCAAACGGTGGTGGACTCGGTTCCATCTGCATTGGCGTCGGTGGAGCCGATGCAGTGGATGTCATGGCGGGAATTCCCTGGGAGCTGAAGTGTCCCAAG GTGATTGGTGTGAAGCTGACCGGCACCCTCTCCGGCTGGACGTCTCCCAAGGACGTGATCCTGAAGGTGGCGGGCATCCTGACGGTAAAGGGAGGCACTGGAGCCATCGTCGAGTACCACGGACCAGGGGTCGACTCCATCTCCTGCACTG GAATGGCCACCATTTGCAATATGGGAGCAGAGATTGGAGCCACAACCTCTGTGTTCCCCTACAACCACCGCATGAGGACTTACCTGGAGAAGACTGGACGTGGAG AGATCGCTGCCCTGTCTGATGAGTACTCAGACTTGCTGGTACCAGACGAAGGCTGCGAGTACGACCAGATTATAGAGCTCAATCTGGATGAG CTGAAGCCCCACATTAATGGACCATTCACTCCTGACCTGGCTCACCCAGTGTCCAAAGTCGGCGCCGAGGCTGAAAAGAACGGCTGGCCTCTGGAGGTCAAAGTTG GCCTGATTGGCAGCTGCACTAACTCCAGCTACGAGGACATGGGCCGCGCCGTCTCCGTGGCCAAGCAGGCACTGGACAAAGGCCTGAAATGTAAAGCTCAGTTCACCGTCACCCCCGGCTCAGAGCAGATCCGTGCCACCATTGAGAGAGACGGTTAT tCAAAGATCCTGGGAGACGTGGGAGGTGTGGTTCTGGCAAATGCTTGTGGACCCTGCATTGGACAATGGGACAG aCGTGACATTAAGAAGGGGGATAAGAACACCATCGTCACCTCATTCAACAGAAACTTCACTGCCAGGAATGACGCTAACCCTGCAACACATGCTTTTGTTACGTCACCAGAG ATCGTCACAGCCCTCGCCATCGCCGGCACGCTAAACTTCAACCCTGAAACCGATTACCTCACGGCCCCCAACGGCGAGAAGTTCAAGCTGCAGCCCCCAAGCGCAGACGAGCTCCCCAAGAGGGACTTTGACCCCGGCCAGGACACCTACCAGCACCCTCCCGCCGACGGCACCAGCCTGAGGGTGGACGTCAGCCCCCAGAGCAaccggctgcagctgctggagcccTTCGACAAGTGGAGTGGAAACGATCTGGAAGACTTGCTGGTTCTCATCAAG GTGAAGGGAAAATGCACCACAGACCACATCAGCGCCGCAGGGCCCTGGCTGAAGTTCCGCGGTCACCTcgacaacatctccaacaacatGCTGATCGGGGCGGTGAACAGCGAGAACGACGCCATCAACAAAATCAAGAACCACCTGACAGGAGAGTACGGCGGCGTTCCCGATGTGGCCCGTCACTACAAG GCAAACGGTGTTTCGTGGGTCGCAGTTGGAGACGACAACTACGGCGAGGGCTCCAGCAGGGAGCACGCAGCGCTGGAGCCCAGGCATCTGGGAGGCAGAGCCATCATCGTCAAGAGCTTCGCCAGGATTCACG AAACGAACCTGAAGAAGCAGGGCCTGCTGCCGCTGACCTTCGCCAACCCTTCAGACTACGACAAGATCCTCCCCGATGACAAGATCTCCATCAGAGGACTGAAAACCTTTGCCCCCGGAAAG CCTCTGACCGCGGTGGTGAAGCACAGCGACGGCAGCGAGGACACCCTGGAGCTGAACCACACCTTCAACGAGACGCAGATCGAATGGTTCAAGGCAGGCTCCGCCCTCAACAGgatgaaggagctgcagcactGA